In the Paenibacillus sp. FSL R7-0337 genome, AAAAGGGTGTCCCGCACAGACTCGTTAAAGGTAAAGCTCACGCGCTTCTTCTCCCCGAGGAACAACTTCAGCCGCTGCAGCGAGTCATCAAACACCTTCTCGCCGTGATTAATGACAATTACCCGGTGGGCTAACTCCTCCACATCCTCCAGATCATGGGTGGTGAGAATGCAGGTCATGTTCTGCTGCTTGTTCATCTGGCGGATGAATTCGCGGATTTTGAGCTTGGCGATCACATCCAGCCCGATGGTCGGCTCATCCAGGAACAGAATGTCCGGCTGGTGCAGCATCGCCATGACGAACTCGCATTTCATACGTTCGCCAAGCGACAGCACGCGGGTGGGCTTCTCCATCACTCCGAATATATCCAGCAGCGTTGCCAGCTCGTCCAGCCGGTTGCTGAAATCCGTGGCTGAGATACCATAGATCGCTTTGTTCATCTTGAAGCTGTCGATGGGCGGAATATCCCAGATGAGCTGGGATTTCTGGCCGAAGACGGCCCCGATGGTGCGGACATAATGCTTCCGGTCCCGGGCCGGGGAATAGCCGAGT is a window encoding:
- a CDS encoding ATP-binding cassette domain-containing protein, with amino-acid sequence MPVINVKHLTKSYTTYKRGAGMGQTFTSFFRREAVSVQAVNDISFAIKQGEICGMLGPNGAGKSTAIKMLCGALYPTSGEIEVLGYSPARDRKHYVRTIGAVFGQKSQLIWDIPPIDSFKMNKAIYGISATDFSNRLDELATLLDIFGVMEKPTRVLSLGERMKCEFVMAMLHQPDILFLDEPTIGLDVIAKLKIREFIRQMNKQQNMTCILTTHDLEDVEELAHRVIVINHGEKVFDDSLQRLKLFLGEKKRVSFTFNESVRDTLFDNDWTKVMERPSDLQITLEVDTARISISDFLESISRKHVFSDISVKELPIQQVVMNIYENTKSSLNRHPLE